A stretch of Dietzia lutea DNA encodes these proteins:
- the groES gene encoding co-chaperone GroES: MIVAIKPLEDKILVEALEAETTTASGLVIPDTAKEKPQEGTVVAVGKGRFDEDGDRIPMDIKEGDKVIYSKYGGTEIKYEGKEYLILSSRDVLAVID; this comes from the coding sequence ATCATCGTGGCGATCAAGCCGCTTGAGGACAAGATTCTCGTCGAGGCCCTCGAGGCCGAGACCACCACGGCGTCCGGCCTCGTCATCCCGGACACCGCCAAGGAGAAGCCCCAGGAGGGCACCGTCGTCGCGGTCGGCAAGGGCCGCTTCGACGAGGACGGCGACCGTATCCCCATGGACATCAAGGAGGGGGACAAGGTCATCTACTCGAAGTACGGCGGCACCGAGATCAAGTACGAGGGCAAGGAGTACCTGATCCTCTCCTCGCGTGACGTCCTCGCGGTCATCGACTGA
- a CDS encoding tRNA (adenosine(37)-N6)-threonylcarbamoyltransferase complex ATPase subunit type 1 TsaE produces the protein MTIEVPGERDLPTVEDTRALGVELAGLLRAGDVVVLDGPLGAGKTALTTGIAAGLGVRGRVTSPTFVIARRHPPTTPGGPGLVHVDAYRLLGGQDPDGTRPTTGDLADQLESLDLDSALDTDVVVVEWGAGFVDSLVEAPLVVALRRPDGTDVRTAGWSRGASTGRAAGPAVP, from the coding sequence GTGACGATCGAGGTGCCGGGGGAGCGCGACCTGCCGACGGTCGAGGACACGCGCGCGCTGGGCGTCGAGCTGGCCGGACTGCTCCGCGCCGGCGACGTGGTGGTGCTCGACGGCCCGCTCGGCGCGGGCAAGACCGCCCTGACGACCGGGATCGCCGCCGGCCTCGGCGTGCGGGGCCGGGTGACCTCGCCGACCTTCGTCATCGCGCGCCGCCACCCGCCCACGACGCCCGGTGGCCCGGGGCTCGTCCACGTCGACGCCTACCGTCTTCTCGGCGGTCAGGACCCGGACGGGACGCGGCCCACGACGGGCGACCTGGCCGACCAACTCGAGTCCCTCGACCTGGACTCGGCCCTCGACACCGACGTCGTGGTGGTCGAATGGGGCGCCGGGTTCGTCGACTCGCTCGTCGAGGCCCCGCTCGTGGTGGCCCTGCGCCGGCCCGACGGCACCGACGTGCGCACCGCCGGCTGGAGCCGGGGCGCCTCGACCGGTCGCGCGGCCGGCCCGGCGGTACCCTGA
- the rimI gene encoding ribosomal protein S18-alanine N-acetyltransferase — protein MTATPADVVHDALGPDDAMRCADLETLLFRGDGPWSAAAFLSEIGSRHTTCLAARADGRLVGYAVLAGLGPAGDREFEVHTIGVDPEYQGRGIGRALLRRMLEVADAEDAPVVLDVRTDNVPARRLYETHGFEVVGLRPRYYRPSMADAHLMVRPARGGGADTIGGDTGEGSGR, from the coding sequence ATGACCGCGACGCCGGCCGACGTCGTCCACGACGCGCTGGGCCCCGACGACGCCATGCGTTGCGCCGACCTGGAGACGCTCCTGTTCCGCGGCGACGGCCCGTGGTCGGCGGCGGCATTCCTGTCCGAGATCGGCTCGCGTCACACCACCTGCCTGGCCGCCCGCGCCGACGGGCGGCTGGTCGGCTACGCCGTCCTGGCCGGGCTCGGCCCCGCGGGCGACCGCGAGTTCGAGGTGCACACCATCGGTGTCGACCCCGAGTACCAGGGGCGCGGCATCGGACGCGCGCTGCTGCGGCGGATGCTCGAGGTGGCCGACGCCGAGGACGCACCGGTCGTCCTGGACGTGCGGACCGACAACGTCCCCGCGCGCAGGCTGTACGAGACCCACGGGTTCGAGGTCGTCGGCCTGCGTCCCCGGTACTACCGGCCCAGCATGGCCGACGCGCATCTCATGGTGCGGCCGGCCCGGGGCGGCGGCGCGGACACTATAGGCGGCGACACGGGAGAGGGGAGCGGTCGATGA
- a CDS encoding DUF5319 domain-containing protein, translating into MNDPLRHGMPPDPFAGDPDDPAAELAGLDPIDDEVPSGPLDADERRAIEEDLADLAEFRRLLAPIGVKGVAVQCEDCAEEHYHEWDMLRANLMQLLDDGSLLPHEPAFDPIPDDYVTWEYCRGYADAVRAMRPRRLNWRR; encoded by the coding sequence GTGAACGATCCCCTACGGCACGGAATGCCGCCCGACCCGTTCGCCGGCGATCCGGATGACCCGGCCGCCGAGCTGGCCGGGCTCGACCCGATCGACGACGAGGTGCCCTCGGGCCCCCTCGACGCCGATGAGCGACGCGCGATCGAGGAGGACCTGGCAGACCTCGCAGAATTTCGCCGGCTGCTGGCCCCGATCGGGGTCAAGGGTGTCGCGGTGCAGTGCGAGGACTGCGCGGAGGAGCACTACCACGAGTGGGACATGCTGCGCGCCAACCTCATGCAGTTGCTCGACGACGGTTCGCTGCTGCCCCATGAGCCCGCCTTCGACCCCATCCCCGACGACTACGTCACCTGGGAGTACTGCCGCGGTTACGCGGACGCGGTGCGCGCGATGCGTCCCCGCCGGCTGAACTGGCGTCGCTGA
- the alr gene encoding alanine racemase: MAPVVPPAPCRAEIDLDAIEHNSRVLVRSARGARVMAVVKADAYGHGAVPVSLAALRGGAHALGVTTIAEALQLRSAGIDAEILAWLYSAWDDVRAAVEADVDLAIPSPAHLDTVLEAARRTGRRARVTPKIDTGLARSGISLEEWPAVLERLVTATAGGLVEVTGLMAHFAHADDPGNPVIDLQVARLHECVAQARGRGLECPVNHHANSAATLTRPEDGFEMVRPGIALYGLNPVEGLEVDLVPAMTFSAEVLMVKRLAAGQGVSYGHTWHAPLDTTVALIAAGYADGVWRLLSGRLDVSIGGRRYPNVGRVCMDQFVVDLGPDPGQAVRVGDTAVLFGTGADGGPTAAEWAETLGTIHYEVVTAVRGRAERHHVVHGTHAAPSARGTHAVARSGDAAPGAGG; this comes from the coding sequence ATGGCTCCAGTTGTCCCCCCGGCACCGTGCCGCGCCGAGATCGATCTGGACGCGATCGAGCACAACAGTCGCGTCCTCGTCCGGTCTGCCCGCGGGGCGCGGGTCATGGCCGTGGTCAAGGCCGACGCCTACGGGCACGGCGCCGTCCCCGTCTCCCTGGCCGCGCTGCGCGGGGGCGCCCACGCGCTGGGGGTGACCACCATCGCCGAGGCCCTGCAGCTGCGGTCGGCGGGCATCGACGCGGAGATCCTCGCGTGGCTCTACTCCGCCTGGGACGACGTCCGCGCGGCGGTCGAGGCGGACGTCGACCTCGCGATCCCCAGCCCGGCCCACCTGGACACCGTCCTGGAGGCCGCGCGCCGCACGGGCCGTCGTGCCCGCGTCACCCCCAAGATCGACACCGGCCTCGCGCGGTCCGGCATCTCCCTCGAGGAGTGGCCGGCCGTGCTCGAGCGGCTCGTCACGGCCACGGCCGGCGGGCTGGTCGAGGTCACGGGGCTGATGGCCCACTTCGCGCACGCGGACGACCCGGGTAACCCGGTCATCGACCTGCAGGTGGCTCGGCTCCACGAGTGCGTGGCCCAGGCACGCGGTCGTGGCCTGGAGTGCCCGGTCAACCATCACGCGAACTCGGCGGCGACGCTCACCCGGCCCGAGGACGGCTTCGAGATGGTCCGCCCGGGCATCGCGTTGTACGGCCTCAACCCGGTCGAGGGACTCGAGGTGGACCTGGTGCCCGCCATGACGTTCTCGGCCGAGGTGCTCATGGTGAAGCGGCTGGCCGCGGGGCAGGGCGTGAGCTACGGGCACACGTGGCACGCCCCCCTCGACACGACCGTCGCCCTCATCGCGGCGGGTTACGCCGACGGCGTGTGGCGGCTGCTCTCGGGCCGGCTGGACGTCTCGATCGGCGGGCGGCGCTATCCGAACGTCGGCCGCGTGTGCATGGACCAGTTCGTCGTCGACCTCGGACCCGACCCCGGCCAGGCGGTGCGGGTGGGGGACACGGCCGTGTTGTTCGGCACGGGCGCCGACGGAGGGCCCACCGCCGCCGAGTGGGCCGAGACCCTGGGCACCATCCACTACGAGGTGGTCACCGCCGTGCGCGGCCGCGCCGAGCGCCACCACGTGGTGCACGGCACCCACGCCGCGCCGTCCGCGCGTGGGACCCACGCCGTCGCGCGGAGCGGCGACGCCGCGCCGGGGGCCGGGGGATGA
- a CDS encoding DUF4190 domain-containing protein — protein sequence MSDPYEPAHPAGGNELALVALVVAVGNVVFGSFLGLFVPLVPAVITVIVVVLGHVSLAQIRRRGQEGRAMAVSALVIGYLGIAWVLVLLVLALTSAAMGMAILGF from the coding sequence GTGTCCGACCCGTACGAGCCGGCGCACCCGGCAGGCGGCAACGAGTTGGCTCTCGTCGCCCTCGTCGTCGCCGTGGGCAACGTCGTCTTCGGCTCGTTCCTCGGCCTGTTCGTGCCGCTGGTGCCCGCGGTCATCACCGTGATCGTGGTGGTCCTGGGGCACGTGTCGCTGGCGCAGATCAGGCGGCGCGGCCAGGAGGGCCGCGCCATGGCGGTCTCGGCCCTGGTCATCGGCTACCTCGGCATCGCGTGGGTGCTCGTGCTGCTCGTCCTCGCGCTCACGTCCGCCGCGATGGGGATGGCCATTCTCGGGTTCTAG
- a CDS encoding formate/nitrite transporter family protein translates to MTAVAPPDIVTATVDAGEKKAHVPGWQLALRGFLAVYLLGAATTLAVMVSDATGVEIVGAVLFPIGLTLVVLLGWELVTGAYGLVPLAVMEKRVRVRDCLRVFGWMILGHTIGGLAAAWMITSVLTGMGTEPDATGAQALADLAVEKTIAYKEAGLVTGLGWVTLSAVLCNWLVVLGVIMSFSSSSTSGKILAIWLPILTFFALGYEHAVVNHFTIPAGMMLGADVSVADWLLWNQIPVHIGNLIGGLTLAGLGLYFAQRGRVDRVDPTQD, encoded by the coding sequence ATGACCGCAGTAGCCCCTCCCGACATCGTCACCGCCACCGTCGACGCCGGGGAGAAGAAGGCCCATGTCCCCGGATGGCAGTTGGCCCTGCGGGGCTTCCTCGCCGTCTACCTGCTCGGCGCGGCCACGACGCTGGCCGTCATGGTCAGCGACGCCACCGGGGTGGAGATCGTCGGCGCCGTCCTCTTCCCCATCGGCCTCACCCTGGTCGTCCTGCTCGGGTGGGAACTCGTCACCGGCGCGTACGGGTTGGTGCCGCTCGCGGTCATGGAGAAGCGGGTCCGGGTACGGGACTGCCTGCGGGTCTTCGGCTGGATGATCCTCGGTCACACGATCGGCGGACTCGCCGCCGCCTGGATGATCACCTCCGTGCTCACGGGGATGGGGACGGAGCCGGACGCGACCGGCGCCCAGGCCCTCGCCGATCTCGCGGTGGAGAAGACGATCGCCTACAAGGAGGCGGGTCTGGTCACCGGGCTGGGCTGGGTGACGCTGAGCGCGGTGCTGTGTAACTGGCTGGTGGTGCTGGGCGTGATCATGTCGTTCTCCTCGTCGAGCACCTCGGGCAAGATCCTGGCGATCTGGCTGCCGATCCTCACGTTCTTCGCCCTCGGCTACGAGCACGCGGTGGTCAACCACTTCACGATCCCGGCGGGGATGATGCTCGGGGCGGACGTGAGCGTCGCCGATTGGCTGCTGTGGAACCAGATCCCGGTCCATATCGGGAACCTGATCGGCGGGCTCACGCTCGCCGGGCTCGGCCTGTACTTCGCGCAACGGGGCCGCGTCGACCGTGTCGATCCGACGCAGGACTGA
- the tsaB gene encoding tRNA (adenosine(37)-N6)-threonylcarbamoyltransferase complex dimerization subunit type 1 TsaB, whose amino-acid sequence MLVLAVDTSTPFVTAGVCRLVPGDDGPVVETLGTRVTEDARAHAELLTPHILDCLAEAGLAADGLDAVVVGTGPGPFTGLRVGMATAAAFADALGRPVHGVCSLDGLAATARAAGAGGDLVVVTDARRREAYHARYSPQGVRTSGPAVGPAADIDVEGADHLAGDPARLREVSDAHGSAASHGPTAAPGDHRSTAARGDHGAVARGAGDPLPRVLDGVYAPDPAGLVTAAADALLAGATPAPLEPLYLRRPDAVPPRRVEPSGALRGVGR is encoded by the coding sequence GTGCTGGTCCTCGCCGTCGACACCTCGACCCCCTTCGTCACCGCGGGGGTGTGCCGCCTCGTGCCCGGTGACGACGGCCCTGTGGTCGAGACGCTTGGCACCCGCGTCACCGAGGACGCCCGCGCCCACGCGGAACTGTTGACCCCGCACATCCTCGACTGCCTCGCCGAGGCCGGCCTGGCCGCGGACGGCCTCGACGCCGTGGTGGTGGGCACCGGCCCGGGGCCGTTCACCGGGCTGCGGGTCGGGATGGCCACCGCCGCCGCGTTCGCCGACGCCCTCGGCAGACCGGTCCACGGGGTGTGCTCGCTCGACGGGCTCGCGGCCACCGCGCGCGCTGCCGGGGCCGGCGGGGACCTCGTCGTCGTCACCGATGCCCGTCGCCGCGAGGCGTATCACGCCCGCTACTCACCACAGGGCGTGCGGACGTCGGGTCCCGCGGTGGGGCCCGCCGCCGACATCGACGTCGAGGGCGCCGACCACCTCGCCGGGGACCCCGCCCGTCTGCGGGAGGTCAGCGACGCCCACGGCTCCGCCGCCTCCCACGGTCCCACCGCCGCTCCCGGTGATCACCGCTCCACCGCCGCTCGCGGTGACCACGGCGCCGTCGCGCGCGGCGCGGGCGACCCGCTGCCGCGCGTCCTCGACGGCGTGTACGCGCCCGACCCCGCCGGACTCGTCACCGCGGCGGCCGACGCCCTGCTCGCCGGCGCGACACCGGCCCCGCTCGAGCCTCTCTACCTGCGACGCCCCGATGCGGTCCCGCCCCGGCGCGTCGAACCCTCCGGGGCCCTGCGCGGGGTGGGGCGATGA
- the tsaD gene encoding tRNA (adenosine(37)-N6)-threonylcarbamoyltransferase complex transferase subunit TsaD, with amino-acid sequence MGIESSCDETGVAVARVHDDGRAELLSDVVASSMSEHARFGGVVPEIASRAHLEALVPTVRAALSEAGVERPDAVATTIGPGLSGALLVGSSAAKAYAAAWGVSFYAVNHLVGHVAVAGFDGGPLGECVALLVSGGHTQLLHVRSLTEPVAELGSTVDDAAGEAYDKVARLLGLGYPGGPVIDRLAATGDPRAIAFPRGMTGPRDARHDFSFSGLKTAVARRIEAAERDGEQLDVADVAASFQEAVADVLTMKAVRACTDLGVDTLLIGGGVAANSRLRDLAAHRCAEAGLTLRVPRPRLCTDNGAMVVGVASALLASGASPSPLTVAADPGLPVEVTQVA; translated from the coding sequence ATGGGGATCGAGAGTTCGTGCGACGAGACGGGCGTGGCCGTGGCGCGGGTGCACGACGACGGGCGGGCCGAGCTGCTGTCCGACGTGGTGGCCTCGTCGATGTCCGAGCACGCCCGTTTCGGCGGCGTCGTCCCGGAGATCGCCTCCCGCGCCCACCTCGAGGCGCTCGTCCCCACGGTCCGCGCCGCGCTCTCCGAGGCCGGGGTGGAGCGGCCTGACGCCGTCGCCACCACCATCGGACCCGGGCTGTCCGGGGCGCTGCTCGTGGGCTCGTCGGCGGCCAAGGCCTACGCCGCCGCCTGGGGCGTGTCGTTCTACGCCGTGAACCACCTGGTCGGCCACGTCGCCGTCGCGGGCTTCGACGGCGGGCCGCTGGGGGAGTGCGTGGCTCTGCTGGTCTCCGGCGGCCACACGCAACTGCTGCACGTGCGCTCGCTGACCGAACCGGTCGCGGAGCTCGGGTCGACCGTCGACGACGCCGCCGGCGAGGCGTACGACAAGGTCGCCCGTCTGCTCGGCCTCGGCTACCCGGGCGGGCCGGTGATCGACCGCCTGGCCGCCACCGGCGATCCCCGCGCCATCGCGTTCCCCCGCGGGATGACCGGACCGCGCGACGCCCGCCACGACTTCTCCTTCTCCGGGCTCAAGACCGCCGTGGCCCGGCGGATCGAGGCCGCCGAGCGGGACGGCGAGCAGCTCGACGTGGCCGACGTCGCGGCGTCGTTCCAGGAGGCCGTCGCCGACGTGCTCACCATGAAGGCCGTGCGGGCCTGCACCGACCTGGGTGTGGACACCCTGCTCATCGGCGGCGGCGTGGCGGCCAACTCGCGACTGCGCGACCTCGCCGCCCACCGGTGCGCCGAGGCCGGCCTCACACTGCGTGTGCCGCGGCCGCGCCTGTGCACGGACAACGGCGCGATGGTCGTGGGGGTCGCCTCCGCCCTGCTCGCCTCGGGCGCCTCACCCAGTCCGCTGACCGTCGCCGCCGACCCGGGCCTGCCGGTCGAGGTCACGCAGGTCGCCTGA
- the groL gene encoding chaperonin GroEL (60 kDa chaperone family; promotes refolding of misfolded polypeptides especially under stressful conditions; forms two stacked rings of heptamers to form a barrel-shaped 14mer; ends can be capped by GroES; misfolded proteins enter the barrel where they are refolded when GroES binds): protein MSKLIAFDEEARKGMLAGVDELADTVKVTLGPKGRHVVLAKAFGGPTVTNDGVSIAREIELAEPFANLGAQLVKSVATKTNDVAGDGTTTATVLAQALIREGLRNVAAGSNPMAMGKGIEKAASAVVEFLRSAATPVSGSEAVAQVATVSSRDPEIGRMVAEAMDAVGVNGVVSVEESQGLHTEVSVTEGIAFDKGFLSPYFVTDPDEQKAIYEDVLVLLHREKISSLPDLLPLLEKVAETGKPLLIVAEDVDGEALSTLVVNSIRKTLKVVAIKAPYFGDRRKAFQEDLAIVTKGQVVSPDLGMKLSECGLEVLGQARRVTVSKDETIIVDGAGDQADVDARVAQLRREAEATDSDWDREKLEERIAKLAGGVAVIRVGAATETELTERKLRVEDAVNSAKAAVEEGIIAGGGSVLVQAAAALERLAEDTADADERVGVAVVRKALSAPLFWIAANAGEDGSVVVSKVSDLGPRDGFNAATGEYGDLVSAGIIDPVKVTSSAVVNACSVARMVLTTETAIVEKPEEKSADAHSHAGHSH from the coding sequence ATGTCCAAGTTGATCGCGTTCGACGAGGAGGCCCGCAAGGGCATGCTCGCCGGTGTCGACGAGCTCGCCGACACCGTCAAGGTCACTCTCGGCCCCAAGGGGCGCCACGTCGTGCTCGCCAAGGCGTTCGGCGGTCCCACCGTCACCAACGACGGCGTCTCCATCGCCCGTGAGATCGAGCTCGCCGAGCCGTTCGCGAATCTCGGGGCGCAGCTCGTCAAGAGCGTCGCCACCAAGACCAACGACGTCGCAGGCGACGGCACCACCACCGCCACCGTGCTCGCCCAGGCGCTCATCCGTGAGGGGCTGCGCAACGTCGCGGCCGGCTCCAACCCGATGGCGATGGGCAAGGGTATCGAGAAGGCCGCCTCCGCCGTCGTCGAGTTCCTCCGCTCGGCCGCGACGCCCGTCTCCGGCTCCGAGGCCGTCGCGCAGGTCGCGACCGTGTCCTCGCGTGACCCCGAGATCGGCCGCATGGTCGCCGAGGCCATGGACGCCGTCGGCGTCAACGGCGTGGTCTCCGTCGAGGAGTCGCAGGGGCTGCACACCGAGGTCTCCGTGACCGAGGGGATCGCCTTCGACAAGGGCTTCCTCTCCCCGTACTTCGTCACGGACCCGGACGAGCAGAAGGCCATCTACGAGGACGTCCTGGTCCTGCTCCACCGCGAGAAGATCAGCTCCCTGCCGGACCTGCTCCCGCTGCTGGAGAAGGTCGCCGAGACCGGCAAGCCGCTGCTGATCGTCGCCGAGGACGTCGACGGCGAGGCGCTGTCGACTCTCGTGGTCAACTCGATCCGCAAGACGCTCAAGGTCGTCGCCATCAAGGCCCCGTACTTCGGTGATCGCCGCAAGGCCTTCCAGGAGGACCTCGCGATCGTTACCAAGGGGCAGGTCGTGAGCCCGGACCTGGGCATGAAGCTGTCCGAGTGCGGACTGGAGGTGCTCGGGCAGGCCCGCCGTGTGACCGTGTCCAAGGATGAGACGATCATCGTCGACGGTGCCGGCGACCAGGCCGACGTCGACGCCCGGGTGGCGCAGCTGCGCCGCGAGGCCGAGGCCACCGACTCCGACTGGGACCGCGAGAAGCTCGAGGAGCGGATCGCCAAGCTCGCCGGCGGCGTCGCCGTGATCCGTGTCGGCGCGGCCACCGAGACCGAGCTGACCGAGCGCAAGCTCCGTGTCGAGGACGCCGTCAACTCGGCCAAGGCGGCCGTGGAGGAGGGCATCATCGCCGGTGGCGGCTCTGTGCTCGTGCAGGCGGCCGCCGCGCTCGAGCGGCTCGCCGAGGACACCGCCGACGCTGACGAGAGGGTCGGCGTGGCCGTGGTCCGCAAGGCGCTGTCCGCCCCGCTGTTCTGGATCGCCGCCAACGCCGGCGAGGACGGCTCCGTCGTCGTCAGCAAGGTCTCGGACCTCGGCCCGCGGGACGGCTTCAACGCCGCGACGGGCGAGTACGGCGACCTGGTCTCCGCCGGGATCATCGACCCGGTGAAGGTCACGTCCTCCGCCGTCGTCAACGCGTGCTCGGTGGCCCGCATGGTCCTCACCACCGAGACCGCGATCGTCGAGAAGCCGGAGGAGAAGAGTGCCGACGCGCACTCGCACGCCGGTCACTCCCACTGA
- a CDS encoding sigma-70 family RNA polymerase sigma factor: MTGTADELELAVADAVKGDRAAAARVLELVRPGVVRYCRSRVGGSERANLSADDVAQEVLIAVLSALPGYRDQGRPFMAFVYGIAAHKVADAHRGAARNKSDPVEYLPEVLSTDTGPEDHVLDGEVSRAVSRLLDTLPEKQREIIRLRVVVGLSAEETAEIVDSTAGAVRVAQHRAMKQLRARIEQDGEERWR, encoded by the coding sequence ATGACAGGTACAGCAGACGAGTTGGAACTCGCCGTCGCCGACGCGGTCAAGGGTGACCGTGCCGCTGCCGCGCGGGTGCTGGAGCTCGTGCGACCCGGTGTGGTGCGGTACTGCCGCTCCCGCGTCGGAGGCTCGGAGAGGGCCAACCTGTCTGCTGACGATGTCGCCCAGGAGGTGCTGATCGCGGTGCTCTCGGCTCTGCCGGGATACCGGGATCAGGGACGTCCCTTCATGGCCTTCGTGTACGGGATCGCGGCTCACAAGGTCGCGGACGCCCATCGTGGCGCCGCGCGGAACAAGTCCGATCCCGTGGAGTACCTACCCGAGGTGCTCTCGACCGACACGGGACCGGAGGACCACGTCCTCGACGGCGAGGTGTCGCGAGCGGTGAGCCGCCTGCTCGACACTCTGCCAGAGAAGCAGCGGGAGATCATCCGACTGCGAGTCGTGGTCGGACTCTCCGCGGAGGAGACGGCGGAGATCGTCGACAGCACGGCCGGAGCCGTGCGCGTCGCCCAGCACCGGGCGATGAAGCAGCTCCGCGCGAGAATCGAACAGGACGGAGAGGAGCGATGGCGATGA
- a CDS encoding alpha/beta fold hydrolase, which yields MSEDHDDEVGDDQRGGPRLRLPKRPERSAAEIPVEVRPPEVAGGTPRDAEAVAERIRTPGGLRAGLSALGAATLGSVVTLLPGRRANDPWAGEDMWELGVDRGSMVAATDGVPLAVREAGPTDAPMTVVFVHGYTLSMDTWHFQRRHLADRFGSEIRMVFYDQRGHGLSGAGSRKNATIDQLSRDLDTVISATAPAGPVVVIGHSMGGMTVMGFAARHPETVRERVLGVGLVSTAMAELSEAGLGAVLDNRSVARLAGLAGRSPGVFTSSRRALGAIISPFIYGGSFGDPATVSPTVARFVDKLIASTDVLTIANFFETLTRHDESAAMPVLREVRTTVLSGDRDLLTPLDRSVDIVEELPDAEFVVVPGAGHMVMLEEPAHVSEVLGDLVADAIIEWRRLERAGRADGSRTS from the coding sequence ATGAGCGAGGACCACGACGACGAGGTCGGCGACGACCAGCGCGGTGGGCCCCGGCTGCGTCTCCCGAAACGGCCCGAGCGGTCGGCCGCCGAGATACCGGTCGAGGTCCGACCGCCCGAGGTGGCCGGGGGCACGCCGCGCGACGCGGAGGCGGTCGCCGAAAGGATCCGGACGCCCGGTGGTCTGCGCGCGGGCCTGAGCGCGCTCGGCGCCGCCACCCTGGGTTCGGTGGTCACACTGCTGCCCGGCCGACGCGCCAACGACCCGTGGGCCGGCGAGGACATGTGGGAACTCGGGGTGGACCGGGGCTCGATGGTCGCCGCGACCGATGGTGTCCCGCTCGCGGTGCGCGAGGCGGGGCCGACCGACGCGCCGATGACGGTCGTGTTCGTCCACGGCTACACCCTGTCGATGGACACCTGGCACTTCCAGCGCAGGCACCTGGCCGACCGGTTCGGCTCCGAGATCCGGATGGTCTTCTACGACCAGCGCGGGCACGGCCTGAGCGGGGCCGGCTCGCGGAAGAACGCGACCATCGACCAGCTGTCCCGGGACCTCGACACCGTCATCTCGGCGACCGCGCCCGCAGGGCCCGTCGTCGTGATCGGCCACTCGATGGGCGGGATGACCGTGATGGGGTTCGCCGCCCGGCACCCCGAGACGGTCCGGGAGCGCGTCCTGGGGGTCGGGCTGGTCTCCACCGCGATGGCGGAGCTCTCGGAGGCCGGGCTCGGGGCGGTGCTCGACAACAGAAGCGTGGCCCGCCTCGCCGGGCTGGCGGGCCGCAGCCCCGGCGTGTTCACCAGCAGCCGACGTGCGCTCGGGGCGATCATCTCACCGTTCATCTACGGCGGGTCGTTCGGAGACCCCGCCACGGTCAGTCCCACCGTCGCCCGGTTCGTGGACAAGCTCATCGCCTCGACCGACGTGCTGACCATCGCCAACTTCTTCGAGACCCTCACGCGGCACGACGAGTCGGCCGCCATGCCAGTCCTGCGCGAGGTCCGCACGACGGTCCTCAGCGGCGACCGGGACCTGCTCACCCCGCTGGACCGGTCGGTCGACATCGTCGAGGAGCTCCCCGACGCCGAGTTCGTCGTGGTCCCGGGCGCCGGGCACATGGTGATGCTCGAGGAGCCCGCGCACGTGTCCGAGGTGTTGGGTGACCTCGTGGCCGACGCGATCATCGAGTGGCGCCGCCTCGAGCGGGCGGGTCGCGCCGACGGGAGCCGGACGTCGTGA